In Corynebacterium afermentans subsp. afermentans, a genomic segment contains:
- the tkt gene encoding transketolase, giving the protein MTLPPKLQAMTERNYPQDWTETDTRAVDTARVLAADAVENCGSGHPGTAMSLAPLAYTLFQRVMDVDPADKDWVGRDRFVLSNGHSSLTQYVQLYLGGFGLELQDLKDLRTWGSKTPGHPEYNHTDHIEITTGPLGQGLASAVGMAMASRRERGLFDPDAPAGESPFDHYIYVVAGDGCLQEGVTAEASSLAGTQQLGNLILFWDDNRISIEDDTQIAFTEDVLKRYDAYGWQTLTVESGEDVAAIEAAVAEAKAEPTKPTIVRVKTVIGYPAPNLMNTGAIHGAALGADEVAAVKEALGFDPAVTFPEEDEVITHTRKLRERAASKRAAWDEKFNAWAEANPERKALLDRLTARELPADWKKDFPTWEPDAKGVATRKASAAAIQAAAAVLPELWGGSADLAGSNNTLIKDEKSFGPRSISTEMFSADPYGRNLHFGIREHAMGAVMNGIALHGGTRVYGGTFLIFSEYLYPAIRVAALSGIDGYYVFTHDSIGLGEDGPTHQPVETLAALRAIPDVAVIRPADANETSAAWIAALEAKEQPKALALSRQNLPVLEGTKEKAFEGVARGAYVLVKESADTPDVILLASGSEVQYAVGAAKALEAEGTATRVVSVPSMDWFMEQDDAYIDSVLPRDVKARVSVEAATSMPWFRFLGEYGRAVSLEHFGASAPGAELFERFGFTTDNVVRTARETLECVREERSVATSVRVGDTEAEPTRGDGK; this is encoded by the coding sequence ATGACGCTGCCCCCGAAACTGCAGGCAATGACCGAGCGCAACTACCCGCAGGACTGGACCGAGACCGACACCCGCGCCGTTGACACGGCCAGGGTGCTCGCGGCGGACGCGGTGGAAAACTGCGGCTCCGGCCACCCCGGCACCGCCATGAGCCTCGCGCCGCTGGCCTACACCTTGTTCCAGCGCGTGATGGACGTGGACCCGGCCGACAAGGACTGGGTGGGCCGCGACCGTTTCGTGCTGTCCAACGGCCACTCCTCGCTCACGCAGTACGTGCAGCTTTACCTCGGCGGCTTCGGGCTGGAGCTGCAGGACCTGAAGGACTTGCGCACCTGGGGCTCGAAGACGCCGGGCCACCCGGAGTACAACCACACCGACCACATCGAAATCACCACCGGCCCGCTCGGCCAGGGCCTCGCCTCCGCCGTGGGCATGGCGATGGCTTCTCGACGTGAACGCGGCCTGTTCGACCCCGACGCCCCCGCCGGCGAGTCCCCCTTCGACCACTACATCTACGTCGTGGCCGGCGACGGCTGCCTGCAGGAAGGCGTGACCGCGGAGGCGTCGTCGCTGGCCGGCACGCAGCAGCTGGGCAACCTCATCCTGTTCTGGGACGACAACCGCATCTCCATCGAGGATGACACCCAGATCGCGTTCACCGAGGATGTGCTCAAGCGTTACGACGCCTACGGCTGGCAGACCCTCACCGTCGAATCCGGCGAGGACGTCGCCGCCATCGAGGCCGCCGTGGCCGAGGCGAAGGCGGAGCCAACAAAGCCGACGATTGTCCGCGTCAAGACCGTGATCGGCTACCCGGCCCCGAACCTGATGAACACCGGCGCCATCCACGGCGCAGCTCTCGGCGCCGACGAGGTCGCCGCGGTGAAGGAGGCGCTCGGCTTCGACCCGGCCGTGACCTTCCCTGAAGAAGACGAGGTGATCACCCACACCCGCAAGCTGCGCGAGCGCGCGGCTTCCAAGCGAGCTGCCTGGGACGAGAAATTCAACGCCTGGGCAGAGGCGAACCCGGAGCGCAAGGCTTTGCTGGACCGCCTCACGGCCCGCGAGCTGCCGGCCGATTGGAAGAAGGACTTCCCCACCTGGGAGCCGGATGCGAAGGGGGTGGCCACCCGCAAGGCTTCCGCCGCCGCGATCCAGGCCGCCGCGGCCGTGCTGCCTGAGCTGTGGGGCGGCTCCGCCGACCTGGCCGGGTCCAACAACACCCTGATCAAGGACGAGAAGTCCTTCGGCCCGCGCTCCATTTCCACCGAGATGTTCTCCGCCGACCCGTACGGCCGCAACCTGCATTTCGGCATCCGCGAGCACGCCATGGGCGCGGTGATGAACGGCATCGCCCTGCACGGCGGCACCCGCGTCTACGGCGGCACCTTCCTCATCTTCTCCGAGTACCTCTACCCCGCCATCCGCGTCGCCGCCCTGTCCGGCATCGACGGCTACTACGTGTTCACGCACGATTCCATCGGCCTTGGCGAGGACGGCCCGACCCACCAGCCGGTGGAGACCCTCGCCGCCCTGCGTGCCATCCCGGACGTCGCCGTGATCCGGCCGGCGGACGCGAACGAGACCTCCGCCGCCTGGATCGCCGCGCTGGAGGCGAAGGAGCAGCCAAAGGCGCTGGCGCTGTCCCGCCAGAACCTGCCGGTGCTCGAGGGCACCAAGGAGAAGGCCTTCGAGGGTGTGGCCCGCGGCGCCTATGTGCTGGTTAAGGAGTCTGCCGACACCCCGGATGTGATCCTGTTGGCCTCCGGCTCCGAGGTGCAGTACGCCGTCGGTGCCGCCAAGGCGCTCGAGGCCGAGGGCACCGCCACCCGCGTGGTGTCCGTTCCGTCCATGGACTGGTTCATGGAACAGGACGACGCCTACATCGACTCCGTGCTGCCGCGCGACGTCAAGGCCCGCGTCTCCGTGGAAGCCGCGACCTCGATGCCGTGGTTCCGCTTCCTGGGAGAGTACGGCCGTGCCGTGTCCCTGGAGCACTTCGGCGCCTCCGCCCCGGGTGCGGAGCTGTTCGAGCGCTTCGGCTTCACCACCGACAACGTCGTACGCACCGCCCGCGAGACCCTCGAGTGCGTGCGCGAGGAGCGCAGCGTGGCAACGAGCGTGCGCGTGGGCGACACCGAGGCTGAGCCGACCCGCGGCGACGGAAAGTAG
- the tal gene encoding transaldolase: protein MTAIDDLYQAGTSTWLDDLSRERIATGNLAEVKDAKSIVGVTTNPAIFAAAMGSGNHYDEQLAELKQAGTTADAAVYAMSVKDVQDACDLFRDTYEATGGKDGRVSIEVDPRFAADEQKTIAQARELWQLVDRDNLMIKIPATDESLPAVTAALAEGISVNVTLIFSVERYQQVIDAYKDGIRKAAANGHDVSRIHSVASFFVSRMDTEVDKRLEAIGTDEALALRGKAGIANARLAYALFEREFGDVDVAKLPANANAQRPLWASTGVKNPDYPATMYVTELAGPQTVNTMPEKTLDAVLRDGGVHGDTLTGTEAVSRETFAALRGVGIDLDDVVAVLEREGVEKFVDAWQELLDSMTARLA, encoded by the coding sequence ATGACTGCTATCGACGATCTGTACCAGGCCGGCACCTCCACCTGGCTCGACGACCTCTCCCGCGAGCGCATCGCCACCGGCAACCTTGCCGAGGTGAAGGACGCGAAATCCATCGTGGGTGTAACCACGAACCCGGCGATCTTCGCCGCCGCCATGGGCTCCGGCAACCACTACGACGAGCAGCTCGCCGAGCTGAAGCAGGCTGGCACCACCGCCGACGCCGCCGTCTACGCCATGAGCGTCAAGGACGTCCAGGACGCCTGCGACCTGTTCCGCGACACCTACGAGGCCACCGGCGGCAAGGACGGCCGCGTCTCCATCGAAGTGGACCCGCGCTTCGCCGCCGACGAGCAGAAGACTATCGCGCAGGCCCGCGAGTTGTGGCAGCTGGTGGACCGCGACAACCTCATGATCAAGATCCCGGCGACCGACGAGTCGCTGCCCGCCGTCACCGCCGCGTTGGCCGAGGGCATCTCCGTCAACGTCACCCTAATCTTCTCCGTGGAGCGCTACCAGCAGGTCATCGACGCCTACAAGGACGGCATTCGCAAGGCCGCCGCGAACGGCCACGATGTCAGCCGCATCCACTCGGTGGCGTCGTTCTTCGTCTCCCGCATGGACACCGAGGTGGACAAGCGCCTCGAGGCCATCGGCACCGACGAAGCGCTGGCGCTGCGCGGCAAGGCGGGCATCGCCAACGCGCGTCTGGCGTATGCGCTGTTTGAGCGTGAGTTCGGCGACGTTGACGTCGCTAAGCTTCCTGCGAATGCGAACGCCCAGCGCCCCCTGTGGGCATCGACCGGTGTGAAGAACCCGGACTACCCGGCGACGATGTACGTCACCGAGCTCGCCGGCCCGCAGACCGTGAACACGATGCCGGAGAAGACGCTCGATGCCGTGCTTCGCGACGGCGGCGTGCACGGCGACACCCTCACCGGCACCGAAGCCGTCTCCCGCGAGACCTTCGCCGCGCTGCGCGGTGTGGGCATCGACCTCGACGACGTGGTTGCCGTGCTGGAGCGCGAAGGCGTGGAGAAGTTCGTGGATGCGTGGCAGGAGCTGCTCGATTCCATGACTGCTAGGCTCGCCTAA
- the zwf gene encoding glucose-6-phosphate dehydrogenase: MTSPHQQWNNPLRSPADKRLPQIAGPSGMVIFGVTGDLARKKLLPAVYDLANRGLLPGGFTLVGYGRRDWSKADFEAYVRKAIDEGARTEFHENVWQRLAEGLEFVQGNFDDDAAFDRLAATCKRSDDERGTAGNWAYYLSVPPEFFAEVVHQLDRSGMAHEGENQWRRVIIEKPFGHDLESAKELNEVVGAVFDERSVFRIDHYLGKETVQNILALRFSNQMFEPVWNSHYIDHVQITMAEDIGLGGRASYYDGIGAARDVIQNHLIQLLALVAMEEPTSFSPGQLRAEKLKVLRATSAVGPFGKTTARGQYTAGWQGSKKVVGLREEEGFDPNSTTETFAACTLQIDSRRWAGVPFYLRTGKRLGRRVTEIALVFKRPPYQPFSQGQTDLLTNNAVVIRVQPDEGVLMRFGSKVPGPGMELRDVNMDFSYSEAFTEQSPEAYERLILDALLDESSLFPTNSEVERSWEILDPVLNYWADQGRPDDYAAGTWGPASAERMLSKDGRAWRRP; encoded by the coding sequence GTGACTTCTCCGCACCAGCAGTGGAACAACCCGCTGCGCTCCCCCGCCGACAAACGCCTCCCCCAAATCGCCGGGCCGTCCGGCATGGTGATCTTCGGGGTGACCGGCGACCTTGCACGCAAGAAGCTGCTGCCGGCCGTCTACGACCTGGCCAACCGCGGCCTTTTGCCCGGCGGGTTCACGCTGGTCGGCTACGGGCGGCGCGACTGGTCCAAGGCCGACTTTGAGGCGTACGTGCGCAAAGCTATCGACGAAGGCGCACGCACCGAGTTCCACGAGAACGTCTGGCAGCGCCTCGCCGAAGGCCTCGAGTTTGTCCAGGGCAACTTCGACGACGACGCCGCCTTCGACCGGCTCGCCGCCACCTGCAAACGCAGCGACGACGAGCGCGGCACCGCCGGCAACTGGGCCTACTACCTGTCCGTGCCGCCGGAGTTCTTCGCCGAGGTTGTCCACCAGTTGGATCGCTCCGGCATGGCGCACGAGGGCGAAAACCAGTGGCGCCGCGTGATCATTGAAAAGCCGTTCGGCCACGACCTAGAGTCTGCCAAGGAGCTCAACGAGGTCGTCGGCGCGGTGTTCGATGAGCGGTCCGTGTTCCGCATCGACCACTACCTGGGCAAGGAAACGGTCCAGAACATCCTTGCGCTGCGCTTTTCCAACCAGATGTTTGAGCCGGTGTGGAACTCCCACTACATCGACCACGTGCAGATCACCATGGCCGAGGACATCGGCCTGGGCGGGCGCGCCAGCTACTACGACGGCATCGGCGCCGCCCGCGACGTGATCCAAAACCACCTGATCCAGCTGCTCGCCCTGGTGGCTATGGAGGAGCCGACCTCGTTTTCCCCCGGCCAGCTGCGCGCCGAGAAGCTCAAGGTGCTGCGCGCCACCTCGGCGGTGGGCCCGTTCGGCAAAACCACCGCGCGCGGGCAGTACACCGCCGGGTGGCAGGGCTCGAAGAAAGTGGTCGGCCTGCGCGAGGAGGAAGGGTTTGACCCGAACTCCACCACCGAGACGTTCGCGGCCTGCACCTTGCAGATCGATTCCCGCCGCTGGGCCGGCGTGCCGTTCTACCTGCGAACCGGCAAACGGCTGGGCCGCCGCGTCACCGAGATCGCGCTGGTGTTTAAGCGCCCGCCGTACCAGCCGTTCTCCCAGGGACAGACGGACCTTCTGACCAACAACGCCGTCGTCATCCGCGTCCAGCCCGACGAGGGTGTACTGATGCGCTTCGGCTCCAAGGTCCCCGGCCCCGGCATGGAGCTGCGCGACGTGAACATGGACTTCTCCTACTCCGAGGCGTTCACCGAGCAGTCGCCAGAGGCCTACGAGCGCCTCATCCTCGATGCCCTTTTGGATGAATCGAGCCTGTTTCCCACCAACTCCGAGGTGGAGCGCAGCTGGGAGATCCTAGACCCGGTGCTGAACTACTGGGCCGATCAAGGCAGACCCGACGACTACGCCGCCGGCACCTGGGGGCCGGCCTCCGCCGAGCGCATGCTGTCGAAGGACGGCCGTGCCTGGCGGCGTCCATAA
- a CDS encoding glucose-6-phosphate dehydrogenase assembly protein OpcA — protein MITELPDTTTKAIAAELAHARERHSLATGRVLTLLVAIDDSREDSIDETLATLRDASFEHPARVLVLISGDSEADTRLDAQVLVATDAGASEVVVMRLYGELTGHMGAVVTPLLLPDTPVVACWPQKAPKHPAGTQLGRIAQRRITNLRRGTNGVTLQQLTDGYEHGDSDMMWSRITPWRGIVASALDRHPGTRVHSAEIAGAAGDPSVDLAAGWLASSLGVKVTRCEGEAAGDFPIARLVLHCDGGDVEVAVQDSHTVRISAPGHADSFVAMGERSEAESLAEDLRHLGPDTTYERALRGLQGVHNEL, from the coding sequence ATGATCACCGAATTGCCGGACACCACCACTAAGGCCATCGCCGCCGAACTCGCCCACGCGCGCGAGCGTCACTCGCTTGCCACCGGGCGCGTGCTCACCCTGCTGGTGGCTATTGACGACTCGCGCGAGGACAGCATCGACGAGACCCTCGCGACCCTGCGCGACGCCTCCTTCGAACACCCCGCCCGCGTGCTGGTGCTCATCTCCGGCGATTCGGAGGCCGACACCCGCCTCGACGCGCAGGTGCTCGTGGCCACCGACGCCGGCGCCTCCGAGGTCGTGGTCATGCGCCTGTACGGCGAACTGACGGGGCACATGGGAGCCGTAGTCACCCCGCTGCTGCTACCCGATACGCCCGTGGTGGCGTGCTGGCCGCAGAAGGCCCCGAAGCACCCGGCCGGCACGCAGCTGGGCAGGATCGCGCAGCGCCGCATCACGAACCTGCGCCGCGGCACGAACGGCGTGACCCTACAGCAGCTCACGGACGGCTACGAGCACGGCGACTCCGACATGATGTGGTCGCGGATCACCCCGTGGCGCGGCATCGTCGCCTCCGCCCTGGACCGTCACCCGGGCACGCGTGTCCACAGCGCCGAGATCGCGGGCGCTGCCGGAGACCCGAGCGTGGATCTCGCCGCGGGCTGGCTCGCCTCCAGCCTGGGTGTGAAGGTGACCCGCTGCGAGGGCGAGGCGGCCGGCGACTTCCCCATCGCCCGCCTCGTGCTGCACTGCGACGGCGGCGACGTGGAGGTCGCGGTCCAGGACAGCCACACCGTGCGCATTTCCGCGCCCGGCCACGCCGATTCCTTCGTGGCCATGGGCGAGCGCAGCGAGGCCGAAAGCCTCGCCGAGGACCTGCGCCACCTCGGCCCGGACACCACCTACGAGCGCGCGTTGCGCGGACTTCAAGGAGTGCACAATGAGCTTTAA
- the pgl gene encoding 6-phosphogluconolactonase: MSFNDLASLLDEATSRFSALMSDIHAEGRTARVVLTGGTAGIALLERLAGEDIDWSRVEVFFGDERNVPASHPDSNEGQARAALLSKVDIPEENIHGYGLDGGPMDAAVERYRTLVGDGGFDLHLLGMGGEGHINSLFPHSDAVRERDAMVVAVTDSPKPPAERATLALPAVQSADRVWLLVSGAEKAEAASHAGDGAEAADDWPVAGAIGRKETVLFATKDATGPF; the protein is encoded by the coding sequence ATGAGCTTTAACGACCTTGCATCGCTTCTCGACGAAGCAACTTCCCGGTTTAGCGCCCTCATGTCCGACATCCACGCCGAGGGTCGCACCGCACGTGTGGTGCTCACCGGCGGCACCGCCGGCATCGCACTGCTGGAGCGCCTCGCCGGCGAGGACATCGACTGGTCGCGCGTGGAAGTCTTCTTCGGCGACGAGCGCAACGTGCCCGCCAGCCACCCCGACTCCAACGAAGGCCAAGCACGAGCGGCGCTGCTGTCCAAGGTGGATATCCCGGAGGAGAACATCCACGGCTACGGCCTCGACGGCGGCCCGATGGACGCCGCGGTGGAGCGCTACCGCACACTCGTCGGCGACGGCGGCTTCGACCTGCACCTTTTGGGCATGGGCGGCGAGGGCCACATCAACTCCCTGTTCCCCCACAGCGACGCGGTGCGCGAGCGCGACGCGATGGTCGTGGCGGTGACGGACTCGCCGAAGCCGCCCGCCGAGCGCGCCACCCTGGCCCTGCCGGCGGTGCAGTCCGCCGACCGGGTGTGGCTGCTGGTCTCCGGCGCAGAGAAGGCGGAGGCCGCGAGCCATGCCGGCGACGGCGCCGAGGCCGCCGACGACTGGCCGGTGGCTGGTGCTATCGGGCGTAAAGAAACGGTCCTGTTCGCCACGAAGGACGCAACAGGACCGTTCTAG
- the secG gene encoding preprotein translocase subunit SecG: MALALEIVLVIAAILMTVFVLLHKGKGGGLSSLFGGGVQANLSGSTTVEKNLDRVTVLLALIWILCIIGLNLIQTFAV, translated from the coding sequence ATGGCTTTAGCCCTTGAGATTGTGCTGGTGATCGCCGCGATCCTCATGACCGTCTTCGTCCTGCTCCACAAGGGGAAGGGCGGCGGCCTGTCCAGCCTGTTCGGCGGCGGCGTCCAGGCAAACCTGTCCGGTTCGACCACGGTGGAGAAGAACCTCGACCGCGTCACCGTGCTGCTGGCCCTGATCTGGATCCTCTGCATCATCGGCCTGAACCTGATTCAGACCTTCGCGGTCTAA
- the tpiA gene encoding triose-phosphate isomerase, translating into MARTPLIAGNWKMNHDHLEAIQSAQKLAFAFPKDGYEYVDIALTVPFTDLRSIQTLVEGDKLKITYGAQDVSEHDNGAYTGDISAAMLEKLGCSWVVVGHSERREYHSETNEQVAAKAAKAIEHGIAPIVCVGEPLEVREAGEHVSFVVQQARESLAGVDLSKAVIAYEPVWAIGTGKVASAEDAQEVCHGIRELVRELSDDSVADAIRILYGGSVKADTVAEIISQPDVDGGLVGGASLDGQDFAKLAAAAANAVM; encoded by the coding sequence ATGGCACGCACGCCACTAATCGCGGGCAACTGGAAGATGAACCACGACCACCTCGAGGCCATCCAGAGCGCCCAGAAGCTCGCCTTCGCGTTTCCGAAGGACGGCTACGAGTACGTCGACATCGCGCTGACGGTCCCGTTCACGGACCTGCGTTCCATCCAGACTCTGGTGGAGGGCGACAAGCTGAAGATCACCTACGGCGCCCAGGACGTCTCCGAGCACGACAACGGCGCCTACACCGGCGACATCTCCGCGGCGATGCTGGAAAAGCTGGGGTGCTCCTGGGTGGTCGTCGGCCACTCGGAGCGCCGCGAGTACCACAGCGAGACCAACGAGCAGGTCGCGGCGAAGGCCGCCAAGGCCATCGAGCACGGCATCGCCCCGATCGTCTGCGTGGGCGAGCCGCTCGAGGTGCGCGAGGCCGGCGAGCACGTCTCCTTCGTGGTGCAGCAGGCGCGCGAGTCGCTCGCGGGCGTGGACCTGTCCAAGGCGGTCATCGCCTACGAGCCGGTCTGGGCGATCGGCACCGGCAAGGTCGCCTCAGCGGAAGACGCCCAGGAGGTCTGCCACGGCATCCGCGAGCTCGTGCGGGAGCTTAGCGACGACTCCGTCGCCGACGCGATCCGCATCCTCTACGGCGGCTCAGTCAAGGCCGACACGGTCGCCGAGATCATCTCCCAGCCGGACGTGGACGGCGGCCTGGTCGGCGGCGCCTCCCTTGACGGGCAGGACTTTGCCAAGCTTGCCGCGGCGGCCGCCAACGCGGTGATGTAA
- a CDS encoding phosphoglycerate kinase → MTKNLQQLLVEGVDGRHVLVRSDFNVPLDDEGNITDAGRIDASLPTLKALLDGGAKVIVMAHLGRPKGEVNPKFSLAPVAEALSERLGQFVPLAGDVSGEDAHERANGLTEGEILLLENVRFDARETSKDEAERTAFAEELAELAADNGAFVSDGFGVVHRAQASVFDVAKKLPAYAGYLVDKEVATLSSVKDDPQHPYVVVLGGSKVSDKLGVIEALAEKADKIIIGGGMCYTFLAAQGHNVQKSLLQDDMVDTCKELIERFGDKLLLPVDVAAGAEFDKDTEKKIVGLDEIPEGWMGLDIGPETAKNYAEAIKDSKTVFWNGPMGVFEFPNFADGTKAVAEAMIVATKDNDSFTVVGGGDSAASVRTLGLDEDGFSHISTGGGASLELIEGKELPGVSVLN, encoded by the coding sequence ATGACCAAGAACTTGCAGCAGCTTCTCGTCGAAGGCGTGGACGGCCGCCACGTCCTCGTGCGGTCCGACTTCAACGTCCCCCTGGACGATGAGGGCAACATCACCGACGCCGGCCGCATCGACGCCTCCCTGCCCACCCTGAAGGCGCTGCTGGACGGCGGCGCCAAGGTGATCGTCATGGCGCACCTGGGCCGCCCGAAGGGCGAGGTCAACCCGAAGTTCTCCCTCGCCCCGGTGGCGGAAGCGCTGTCCGAGCGCCTGGGCCAGTTCGTCCCGCTGGCGGGCGACGTCTCCGGCGAGGACGCCCACGAGCGCGCCAACGGCCTGACCGAGGGCGAAATCCTCCTGCTCGAAAACGTCCGCTTCGACGCGCGCGAGACCTCCAAGGATGAGGCGGAGCGCACCGCGTTCGCCGAGGAACTCGCCGAACTCGCCGCCGACAACGGCGCGTTCGTCTCCGACGGCTTCGGCGTCGTGCACCGCGCGCAGGCCTCCGTCTTCGATGTGGCAAAGAAGCTTCCGGCCTACGCCGGCTACCTCGTGGACAAGGAGGTGGCGACGCTGTCTTCCGTGAAGGACGACCCGCAGCACCCGTACGTGGTGGTGCTGGGCGGCTCCAAGGTTTCCGACAAGCTTGGCGTGATCGAGGCGCTGGCGGAAAAGGCCGACAAGATCATCATCGGCGGCGGCATGTGCTACACCTTCCTCGCCGCCCAGGGCCACAACGTGCAGAAGTCGCTGCTGCAAGACGACATGGTGGATACCTGCAAGGAGCTCATCGAGCGCTTCGGCGACAAGCTGCTGCTGCCGGTGGACGTCGCAGCCGGCGCAGAGTTTGACAAGGACACCGAGAAGAAGATCGTCGGCCTGGACGAGATCCCGGAGGGCTGGATGGGCCTGGACATCGGCCCGGAGACCGCCAAGAACTACGCCGAGGCCATCAAGGACTCCAAGACGGTGTTCTGGAACGGCCCGATGGGCGTGTTCGAGTTCCCGAACTTCGCGGACGGCACCAAGGCTGTGGCCGAGGCCATGATCGTGGCGACGAAGGACAACGACTCCTTCACCGTCGTCGGCGGTGGCGATTCCGCGGCGTCGGTGCGCACCCTCGGCCTGGACGAGGACGGCTTCAGCCACATCTCCACCGGCGGCGGCGCCTCCCTCGAGCTGATCGAGGGCAAGGAACTGCCGGGCGTTTCCGTACTGAACTAG
- the gap gene encoding type I glyceraldehyde-3-phosphate dehydrogenase — protein MTTRIGINGFGRIGRAALRIIEDEYKGELEVVKINDLTDNETLAHLMKYDTAYGQFNHEIEHDDDSITIDGRRIEVSAEKDPANLAWGDVDVDIVLECTGVFRKGPQAKAHIDAGAKKVIISAPGKEVDGTYVWGVNHTDYTGSEEVISAASCTTNSLAPVAKVLDEAFGIERGLMTTIHAYTGDQRLQDAPHKDLRRARAAAQNIVPTTTGAAKAVGLVLPNLDGKLDGFAMRVPTITGSATDLTVTLNKETTVEELNAAVKKAAEDAEFGLALKYTEDPIVSSDIIGNPHGAIFDAGMTRVKDGNLAKIISWYDNEWSYTAQYIRLTKFVADKL, from the coding sequence GTGACAACCCGCATTGGCATCAACGGTTTTGGCCGCATCGGCCGCGCAGCGCTGCGCATCATCGAGGACGAATACAAGGGCGAGCTCGAGGTTGTGAAGATCAACGATCTCACCGACAACGAGACCCTGGCGCACCTGATGAAGTACGACACCGCGTACGGCCAGTTCAACCACGAGATCGAGCACGACGACGACTCCATCACCATCGACGGCCGCCGCATCGAGGTCTCCGCGGAGAAGGACCCGGCCAACCTCGCATGGGGCGACGTCGACGTGGACATCGTGCTCGAGTGCACCGGCGTGTTCCGTAAGGGTCCGCAGGCGAAGGCGCACATCGATGCCGGCGCGAAGAAGGTCATCATCTCCGCACCGGGCAAGGAAGTCGACGGCACCTACGTATGGGGTGTCAACCACACCGACTACACCGGCTCCGAGGAAGTCATCTCCGCTGCGTCCTGCACCACCAACTCCCTGGCACCGGTGGCCAAGGTGCTCGACGAGGCCTTCGGCATCGAGCGCGGTCTGATGACCACCATCCACGCCTACACCGGCGACCAGCGCCTGCAGGACGCGCCCCACAAGGATCTGCGCCGCGCCCGCGCCGCCGCCCAGAACATCGTGCCCACCACCACCGGCGCCGCCAAGGCCGTCGGCCTGGTGCTGCCGAACCTGGACGGCAAACTCGACGGCTTCGCCATGCGCGTGCCCACCATCACCGGCTCCGCCACCGACCTCACCGTCACCCTGAACAAGGAGACCACCGTTGAGGAGCTCAACGCGGCGGTGAAGAAGGCCGCCGAGGACGCCGAGTTCGGTCTGGCGCTGAAGTACACGGAGGACCCGATCGTCTCCTCCGACATCATCGGCAACCCGCACGGCGCCATCTTCGACGCGGGTATGACCCGAGTGAAGGACGGCAACCTGGCCAAGATCATCTCCTGGTACGACAACGAGTGGTCCTACACCGCCCAGTACATCCGCCTGACCAAGTTCGTGGCGGACAAGCTTTAA
- the whiA gene encoding DNA-binding protein WhiA encodes MALTAKAKDELLRATGGGLEARAAEATALIRFGGELQPSENGVAIVADFEEEAVARRLAVTLTDLCAVEASVELLPPTSGSRESRYEVRVCDGAADVIRRLKLVTASGHPVVGMPRQIISGDMSGVEAAWRGAFLARGRLAEPGRTATLEVACPGQEAALALVGLARRMGLTAKTRETRGIERVTLRDGEAIGILLSRMGAPATRIEWDTKRESRAVKAKANSRLATFDDANTRRSAQAAAAAAARVERAMEILGDDVPEHLAEAGFLRAEHRHASLEELGRLAEPQMTKDAVAGRIRRLLSLADKRAAELGVEDTHGSPTT; translated from the coding sequence GTGGCGCTTACGGCGAAGGCCAAGGACGAACTCCTGCGCGCCACCGGCGGCGGGCTCGAGGCGCGCGCGGCGGAGGCGACCGCGTTGATCCGGTTCGGCGGGGAGCTCCAGCCGTCCGAGAACGGAGTCGCTATCGTTGCCGACTTCGAGGAGGAGGCGGTTGCCCGGCGCCTCGCTGTCACGCTGACAGACCTGTGCGCAGTCGAGGCGAGTGTGGAACTGCTCCCGCCGACATCCGGAAGCCGTGAGTCCCGCTACGAGGTGCGTGTCTGCGACGGCGCCGCCGACGTCATCCGCCGCCTGAAGCTGGTTACCGCGTCCGGGCACCCAGTGGTGGGGATGCCGCGCCAGATCATCTCCGGCGACATGTCCGGGGTGGAGGCCGCGTGGCGCGGCGCGTTCCTCGCCCGTGGGCGTCTGGCCGAACCGGGCCGGACTGCCACCCTCGAGGTCGCCTGCCCGGGCCAGGAGGCGGCGCTTGCGCTTGTGGGTCTTGCCCGCCGCATGGGGCTGACCGCCAAGACGCGTGAGACCCGCGGCATCGAGCGGGTGACGCTTCGCGACGGGGAGGCCATCGGCATCCTGCTGAGCCGCATGGGCGCGCCGGCCACCCGCATCGAGTGGGACACCAAGCGGGAATCCCGCGCCGTGAAGGCGAAAGCCAACAGCAGGCTCGCCACCTTCGACGACGCGAACACCCGCCGCTCGGCCCAGGCCGCGGCGGCGGCCGCCGCACGTGTGGAGCGCGCCATGGAGATCCTCGGCGACGATGTCCCGGAGCACCTCGCCGAAGCCGGCTTCCTGCGCGCGGAGCACCGCCACGCCTCCCTGGAGGAGCTGGGACGGTTGGCGGAACCGCAGATGACCAAGGACGCCGTGGCCGGACGCATCCGGCGCCTGCTTTCCCTGGCAGACAAACGCGCCGCTGAACTGGGAGTGGAGGACACGCACGGGAGCCCGACCACCTAA